The Henckelia pumila isolate YLH828 chromosome 2, ASM3356847v2, whole genome shotgun sequence genome includes a window with the following:
- the LOC140879635 gene encoding alanine aminotransferase 2-like, producing the protein MMRRFARNLIPRTKLLASVSQRPFATSPISSPPNHLSSPAAFFLRLLSTTSAPDSMASDYSSTPVSIESINPKVLACEYAVRGEIVNLAQKLEQELKSHPDQQPFDEILYCNIGNPQSLGQQPITFFREVLALCDHPSILDKSETQGLFSADSIERAFQIIDQIPGRATGAYSHSQGIKGLRDQIAAGIEARDGFPADPNDIFLTDGASPAVHMMMQLLIRSEKDGILCPIPQYPLYSASIALHGGSLVPYYLDEATGWGLEVSELENQLETARSKGICVRALVVINPGNPTGQVLAENNQKQIVEFCKKEGLVLLADEVYQENIYVPDKEFHSFKKVARSMGYGEKDLSLVSFQSVSKGYYGECGKRGGYMEVTGFSPLIREQIYKVASVNLCSNISGQILASLVMNPPKVGDESYESYSAEKDAILSSLSRRAKKLEDALNSLEGVTCNRAEGAMYLFPRIRLPKKAIEAAEAVKTSADTFYARRLLNATGIVVVPGSGFGQVPGTWHIRCTILPQEDRIPAIISRLTEFHERFMDEFRD; encoded by the exons atgATGCGGAGATTTGCGAGAAATCTCATTCCCCGTACCAAACTTTTAGCTTCCGTGTCGCAACGTCCCTTCGCCACCTCGCCAATTTCTTCTCCACCGAATCATCTCTCGTCCCCAGCTGCATTTTTCTTGCGTCTCCTCAGTACCACATCGGCTCCTGATTCCATGGCTTCTGATTATTCCTCCACTCCTGTCTCCATTGAATCCATTAATCCTAAG GTATTGGCATGTGAGTATGCTGTCCGTGGAGAAATCGTTAATCTTGCTCAG AAACTAGAACAAGAATTGAAGAGCCATCCAGATCAACAACCTTTCGATGAG ATACTTTACTGCAACATAGGAAATCCTCAATCACTAGGTCAGCAGCCAATCACTTTCTTTAGAGAG GTCCTTGCTCTATGTGACCATCCTTCCATTTTGGACAAATCTGAGACACAGGGTTTATTTAG TGCTGATTCCATAGAGAGGGCTTTCCAGATCATAGATCAAATTCCTGGACGAGCTACTGGTGCATATAGTCACAGTCAG GGAATTAAAGGTTTGCGTGATCAAATTGCTGCTGGTATTGAAGCTCGTGATGGATTCCCAGCTGATCCAAATGATATTTTCTTGACGGACGGTGCAAGCCCAGCA GTTCATATGATGATGCAGTTGTTGATACGATCAGAGAAAGATGGTATACTGTGTCCAATTCCTCAATACCCTCTTTATTCTGCTTCAATTGCCCTCCATGGAGGCTCTCTT GTTccttattatcttgatgaagcAACAGGATGGGGACTGGAGGTTTCTGAGCTTGAGAATCAGTTGGAAACTGCCAGGTCAAAGGGTATTTGTGTCAGAGCATTGGTTGTCATAAATCCTGGCAATCCTACAGGGCAG GTTCTGGCTGAGAACAATCAAAAGCAAATCGTCGAATTCTGCAAGAAAGAAGGACTTGTTCTTTTGGCAGATGAG GTGTACCAGGAAAATATTTATGTTCCTGACAAAGAGTTTCACTCCTTTAAGAAAGTTGCCCGGTCTATGGGTTATGGGGAGAAAGATTTGTCTTTGGTATCTTTTCAGTCTGTGTCGAAAG GTTATTATGGAGAATGTGGAAAAAGAGGAGGTTACATGGAGGTCACAGGATTTAGTCCTCTGATAAGGGAACAAATATACAAAGTGGCATCCGTAAACCTTTGTTCTAATATATCTGGTCAGATTCTTGCAAGCCTTGTCATGAATCCCCCTAAG GTTGGAGATGAATCCTATGAGTCTTATTCAGCGGAGAAAGATGCAATCCTCTCTTCACTCTCAAGACGCGCCAAG AAACTTGAGGATGCATTAAACAGTTTAGAAGGAGTAACATGCAACAGAGCAGAAGGTGCCATGTATCTTTTTCCTCGTATACGCTTACCGAAGAAAGCAATAGAAGCAGCAGAAGCTGTTAAAACATCAGCAGACACGTTCTATGCTCGGCGACTTCTTAATGCCACTGGAATAGTTGTAGTCCCTGGATCTGGTTTTGGACAG GTACCTGGGACATGGCATATTCGGTGCACAATATTACCTCAAGAGGACAGAATACCGGCAATTATTTCGCGTCTCACTGAATTCCACGAAAGATTCATGGATGAGTTTCGCGATTAA